In Patescibacteria group bacterium, the sequence TATGAGTAATTTGCCCCTGATTATACATTTCATTTGCCCAAACCGAGGCAGTATCAATCATTCTTTGATCTGAAACAATCGCTGCATGACCGCGTTTTGTTCTTTCATAATTTATGCGGTCTAAAATATGCTGCATCACAATTTTGTAACTAAAACCTGTTGGCACGCTCCCCTTTTGAAAATTACCAGTCCCAGCAACTTGCGTTCCGCTGGAAATAAATTTTGCGTCATTAAATGTTAGCTGAACATTATCTGAAATAATTGGGATATTAACATCTATTGTGGCTGTTGAATCAGAATTTGATGAGCTTGTTGTACTGGGAGAATATGGTATTAATGGTATTTCATCAGCAGCAACTTTAGCTAAATCAGTATTGGTAATGCCCAGACTCAAATAACGCATAATTTCATAAGCTGCTGCGCCGTCTTTGAGATAATATCTTTTATTGGTTTTGGGATAAACATACCAGGCCTCGCCATGCTGCTGAACCTGTAATAATATTTTGCCTGATAAACGGCTTCGTAAAGCAGCATCGCCTGTGAAAGTATCAGTGTCTTTTGGTATTTTGGCTAAATCAGCATCAGTAATACCCAAACCAAACGAGCGCATCATTTCATAAGCAGTTGGCCCGTCTTTCATATAATATCTTTTAAAATTTGTGGGATTCACGTACCAGGCCTCGCCATTGGCTTGAACTTGTAATAATATATAACCTTTGAGCCAGGCTAAGCTGCTTGAACTTGCGGTAGAAGACGAACTGGAAGAGCTAGAAGTATTAGAGGAGCTAGAAGTTGTTAAGGCTTTGTCAGTAATATTAAAAAAAGTATCGCCTGACCAGCCAATAGTGCCATCTGGCGCAATAACTTTGTACCAGCCATCAGTTTTGTCTGTAATTTTAACTACCTGTCCTTTTTGCAAGGTTGTTAAAATTTTGCCAGTCGCAGTACAGGCCTGATCGCGCACCCAAACTGCGGACAGCACTTCACCCTTAGCATCATAAGTATAAACAGGGTCACAACCACAACAGCCGGCATTGGATGTGAGAGGAATTAAAATTAAAGTAGTGATTAGGATTAAAAATATCAATTTTTTTCCGCCAGAGTCGGATCCGCCTTTGGTAGACATAAATTTTAAATTCATAAAATTTTAATTATATGTTCAAAAAATTAATTATGCCAAAACTTTTTTCTATAAATAGCAAAAAGTATTATGGAGTTTGCGATAAGTAAATAAATTTGGAAAGCTGAATTTTCTATATTC encodes:
- a CDS encoding SH3 domain-containing protein encodes the protein MNLKFMSTKGGSDSGGKKLIFLILITTLILIPLTSNAGCCGCDPVYTYDAKGEVLSAVWVRDQACTATGKILTTLQKGQVVKITDKTDGWYKVIAPDGTIGWSGDTFFNITDKALTTSSSSNTSSSSSSSSTASSSSLAWLKGYILLQVQANGEAWYVNPTNFKRYYMKDGPTAYEMMRSFGLGITDADLAKIPKDTDTFTGDAALRSRLSGKILLQVQQHGEAWYVYPKTNKRYYLKDGAAAYEIMRYLSLGITNTDLAKVAADEIPLIPYSPSTTSSSNSDSTATIDVNIPIISDNVQLTFNDAKFISSGTQVAGTGNFQKGSVPTGFSYKIVMQHILDRINYERTKRGHAAIVSDQRMIDTASVWANEMYNQGQITHTRVPVNMIARQWVWQNFKIGFREDWGWLYENIGGGSYNRASGINVSIMASMDDLFDYYMSEEADNGIHYQTIMHDHLTHVGVGYYFDGTNDSGNLYTVLHYGGLNGNVEVIDKTW